Part of the Candidatus Vogelbacteria bacterium genome, TAACAGTAATTGATTTAGTACCACTGTTACCGTTAAAGTCAGTAACGTTTAAAGTTACAGTCTTTGCTCCGGTAGTGCTATAGGTTTTAGACTTAGAAGTCTGACCATTTACATTGGTACTACCGTTTTCACTGCCATCACCCCAAACCCAGTTAAAACTGTAAGTTGAAACATCACCACCAGTGGCAGAACCAGTAAAGGTTGTTGCTTGATTAACACCAACAGTACTACCATTGGCTGGAGAAGTAATAGAAACATTAATACCAGCAGCAATAGCTGAGGTAGTAGGCGCAATCACGAGCGCAAGAGCCGCAAGTGTAACGCCAATTTTTGAAACAAATGAGTTCATACTTGTATATGCGCTAAAACTATTAAATAATGGCTCTTTCTGCGTAGACAAACGCCTTTTAGAGCTAATGTATTACTACCACATATTTAAAAAATATGCAAGTATAATCGATTTAAAGCCAAAAAAATCACCCCCAACGCGCATGCGCTGGGGGTGGGTTAAATTTTGCAGAGTTTACTTCTATTGAACCGCCACCTCCACCGTCCTCACGATCCACTGACCTCCCGTAGGCCGGAAACCGAAACGGAGCCAGTTGGCGCCAGGTTCGGTCAACGAACGGAAGTCTTTGGTCACGCGCAAGCCGGA contains:
- a CDS encoding fibronectin type III domain-containing protein gives rise to the protein MNSFVSKIGVTLAALALVIAPTTSAIAAGINVSITSPANGSTVGVNQATTFTGSATGGDVSTYSFNWVWGDGSENGSTNVNGQTSKSKTYSTTGAKTVTLNVTDFNGNSGTKSITVTSGTVTNPDSKPVISDVLVASKTQTTATITWKTDIDATSRVIYGLTSQKDPVTLREIGSAPNYNYTNSQPTSVNSSSPKTKIHSVTLTGLTPGTKYYFRVLSAK